From the genome of Carassius gibelio isolate Cgi1373 ecotype wild population from Czech Republic chromosome A16, carGib1.2-hapl.c, whole genome shotgun sequence, one region includes:
- the LOC128030083 gene encoding uncharacterized protein LOC128030083, with protein MSQAPRTLPELHSQQLQLTERDSTGPHTRYHKHKVPENAVLTTCLRSELHKTGPHHPPIVPPALMPTFLGSPVKKGVGQKGVNREDLIDTGLNLTVISSYLSKRLQFEAKRQDRTLTPQTYELNVQVYRQDDIQFEQVVSIHLTFVPMSLIHPMYVPPMNTHTLLIDKDLLEHFDPFLNFKQLKDFAQVREPLSLQPHRLLEPDCQVAEVTGTPTEPDGQVTEVTGTPAASHEYNALTTGPSSSLCTLVNKQGTVVPAYTKGVAVRLNLQGGQTLHHTLGFFQSSPECVELGLTLANKHVKHQHLFQQCDNITKTHNVIVYWKKEKGHSKLPSLDEDFKDHTDTLAKTGTLNNILWSLPTHPPTFKVEVITHSTRTLLAKLPTSEPLTQAPLSTQTNIADMQASETLIMTLFYHLSDPSIHPGNQSTVTDNQSPRPLHDTQTMLRAQNNIVGCAPSDITMPGRVMPRSKRGIRPIYFHDAACAAPRSTRATEKTLKQASCQQQDVAKHGRGRAKPSHRPRSKETVLSNQRQALFVSFSPFSLSLPIICTRMLLWFAVPCCQPKRGQLPPRKPLRLLTTDDRAHYPSTVTEYSCTRFRWREDSLTHTEADVKHLFSQYEKVTVTQMELGGHHHRSKQLPGALLRAAAAAARMFNIVMSSVNAANQTVNSLKPLFTVFQKDFTQTQLFTALTTDMLWEVSSSKDSLTTSKTPPYMIPLSLVLTVLSYTITMPADLLRMHLANSLDSAFLRHVNPKQREVNVLLNQLISESNQVYRPKDIVSVRMWKSNTHTKTHIPNVVAYHDSDTQLYLAPNMHMCTLTKNIHYLCLSKPFLRHISEGICELQPWVSDTRCPAEAKPRTQVTETQAEIVGNRWLVNTPVRSAMLTYDQHDTATRANLLDQVLKGTTQHIDITPVDTALQAQPRQPVLNQSSAVLAWTAADTARGISTVIGPALTLGVTFILYRILNEMQTSTAKLTTTVAGGLRWNPRKRDAKSKTIPNLTKLNPQLQEPPVIMTHLLHDHHDSPVICPSGMIAVR; from the coding sequence atgagccaagcacccagaacactgcccgagctccacagtcaacagctacagctaactgaacgagacagcacaggtcctcacaccaggtaccacaaacacaaggtaccagaaaatgctgttttgactacctgccttcgcagcgagctacacaagaccggtcctcatcacccaccgatcgtcccacctgccctaatgccaacattcctgggcagccctgtcaaaaagggggtgggtcaaaaaggagtcaacagggaagacctgatcgacacaggattaaacctgacggtgatctcatcttacctttccaaaagactccaatttgaagctaagagacaagatcgaactcttacacctcaaacttatgaactgaatgtacaggtgtacagacaggatgacatccagtttgaacaggttgtttccattcacctgacattcgttccgatgagtctaatacatcccatgtatgtcccaccaatgaacactcatacattgctcatcgacaaagacctgctagaacactttgacccttttctgaacttcaaacagctaaaagactttgctcaagtgcgagaacctctttctctccagccacacaggttgctagagccagactgtcaggtcgcagaggtcacgggaactcccacagagccagacggtcaggtcacagaggtcacgggaaccccagcagccagccatgagtacaacgccctaacaacaggcccaagttcaagcctctgtaccttagtcaacaaacagggtacggtggtaccagcttacaccaaaggggtcgctgttcgactcaacctgcaaggtggtcaaaccttacaccacacgctgggtttcttccaatcctcacctgaatgtgtggaactcggactcacacttgcaaacaagcatgtcaaacaccaacacctgttccagcaatgtgataacatcacaaaaacacacaatgtgatcgtgtactggaagaaggaaaaaggacactcaaagttaccaagtctagacgaggactttaaagatcacactgacacccttgccaaaactggcacactaaacaacattctgtggtcactcccaacccacccacccacattcaaggttgaagtgattacacacagcacaagaactttactagctaaactgcctacctcagaaccgcttacgcaggctccgttgtctacacagaccaacatagcggacatgcaggcttctgaaaccttgataatgactttgttttaccacctctcagacccctccatccaccctggcaaccagtcaacagtcactgacaaccaaagccccagaccgctgcatgatacacaaaccatgctgcgtgcacagaacaatattgtgggttgtgcaccgtctgacatcacaatgccagggcgtgtaatgccacggagcaaaagggggataaggccaatatatttccatgacgcagcatgtgctgcaccacgcagcaccagagccactgaaaaaacactgaagcaagcgtcatgccagcagcaagatgtggcaaaacatgggcgagggcgagctaaacccagtcaccgcccacgaagcaaagagactgtcctgtccaaccaaagacaggccttgtttgtttctttctcccctttctctctctctctccctattatctgtaccaggatgctgctgtggtttgccgtgccgtgctgtcagccaaagagaggacagctgccaccgagaaaaccgctgagactcctgactaccgatgacagggcacactaccccagcactgtaaccgaatacagctgtacaaggttccgatggagagaggactccctcactcacactgaggccgatgtcaaacacctgttcagccaatatgagaaagtgacggttacacaaatggagttaggtggacaccaccaccgctccaaacagctcccgggagctttgcttagagccgctgctgctgccgccagaatgtttaacattgttatgtccagtgtcaatgcagcgaaccagactgtaaactccttgaaaccactgtttactgtcttccagaaggactttacccagactcagctgtttacagcgttaacaacagacatgctgtgggaggttagctcctccaaagacagcctaaccacgagtaaaaccccaccatacatgatacccttaagccttgtgttaactgtgctgtcttacaccatcaccatgccagctgacctgctacgaatgcacctggccaactctctggatagcgccttcctacggcacgtaaaccccaaacagagagaagtgaacgtgctcctgaaccaactcatcagcgagtcaaaccaagtctacagacctaaagacattgtcagtgtcaggatgtggaagagcaacacccacaccaaaacacacattccaaatgtggtggcctaccacgacagcgacacacagctgtacctggccccaaacatgcacatgtgtactttaaccaaaaacattcattatctctgccttagcaaacccttcctcagacacatctctgaaggaatctgcgagctgcaaccctgggtcagcgatacgcgctgccctgccgaagccaagcctcgtacacaagtcacagaaacgcaagcagagattgtgggtaacagatggctcgtcaacactcctgtgcgctcagctatgctgacctacgaccagcatgacaccgccacccgtgccaacctgctggaccaagtactgaaaggtaccacccaacacattgacattactcctgtcgacacagccctccaagcacagcctcgacagcccgttctgaaccagtcatctgcggtcctagcctggactgctgccgacactgcacggggcatctccactgtcattggtcccgccctgactcttggcgtgaccttcatcctatacaggatactcaacgagatgcaaacctctacagccaaactcacgacaactgtggctggaggtctccgatggaatccccggaaaagggacgcaaagtcaaagacaataccgaacctcaccaagctgaatcctcagcttcaggaaccacctgtcatcatgacccacctgctgcatgaccatcacgattcacctgtcatctgcccatccgggatgattgccgtccgatga